Sequence from the Nocardia cyriacigeorgica GUH-2 genome:
GGCTACTGCACCTTGCGCGCGGCCAGAATCGCCTCGACGTACGGACCGAGCAACGCGCTCAGCTCCTCGGGGGCGTCGCGCCCGGGAGCGGGTGGGGTGGGGATATAACTCAGTGCGATGCGCACCAGGGCCTGGGCGAGCACATCGGCCTCGGCGGCGGTGGCATCGACCCAGCTGTGCCGGAACGCGATCGATAATCGTTCGGTCGCGTGCTCGACCAGCGGCTCGGCATCGAGAGTGATCAACCGCAGCAGGTCGAGCTTGACCTCGCCGACGACCAGCGAACGCACCAGTGGATCGGCGGCGGCCTCGACGAAGAATCCGGACAGCCCTTGCCGGAACGCGGCGCGGGCGTCGCCGACATTGTCGTCGATGGCGGCCCCGACGTGGTCGACCAGATCGTCGGCCAGCCGCAACGCGTACGCCTGCGCCAGCCCCGCCCGCGAACCGAATTCGTTGTACAGCGTCTGCCTGCTGACACCGGCGCGAGTGGCCACATCACCGAGGGTGATCTTGGACCAGTCGCGCTCGGTGAGCAGTTCGCGCATCGCGTCCAGGACCGAACTGCGCAGCAGTTCCCGTGCGGCCTCCTGATAGGGAAGTCTGGACCCGTTGCGCGGCATGCCTGCGACACTGGCACGGGCATCTGCCGCAGTCAAAAATCTCACGACCGCTCGATCTCGACCATGAAGAAATCGGCCTTGGCGGCGCCGCAGTCCGGGCAGGTCCAGTCGTCGGGGATGTCGTCCCAGCGGGTGCCGGGCGCGATGCCGTCCTCCGGCCAGCCCTTGGCCTCGTCGTATTCGAAGCCGCACTGGATGCACTGGTAGAGCTTGTAGTCGGTCATGTCGTCTTCCTGTCCTCGTCGGCCGGCCTACCGGCGCGCCTGGTCGCTGCCGACCGGTTCGAAATCGATCTTTTCCCGCACACCGCAGTCCGGGCAGCACCAGTCGTCGGGCACCGCCGACCACGGCGTTCCCGCCGGAAAGCCCTCATGCGGCTCGCCGGTGCGCTCGTCGTAGACGTACTCGCAGACCGGACACCGATACGCGCTCATGCTGTGTCCCCTTCGGCATGATCCCGTCCGCTCGCGCCGTAGCGGGCCAGCACCTTGTCCCGCTTGGCCGGATGGATATTGGCCCGGGTGATGTCGCCGTCGTAGTGCGCGAGCACCCGCTTGTCCATCACGCGGCGCCAGATCGGCGGGAAATAGGCGAGCAGGATCATGCTCGCGTACCCGCTGGGCAGATTCGGCGCACCGTCCCAGCTGCGCAGTGTCTGGTAGCGCCGGGTCGGATACGCGTGATGGTCGCTGTGGCGCTGGAGGTGGTAGAGGAAGATGTTGGTGACCAGGTGGTCGCTGTTCCAGCTGTGTACCGGCGCGGGCCGCTCGTAGCGCCCACTGGCGGTGCGCTGACGCACCAGCCCGTAGTGCTCGAGGTAGTTGACGGCCTCGAGCAGGCTGAACCCCACCAGCGCCTGCAACAGCAGATACGGCAGCACGCCGATCCCGAAGATCGCGATCAGCACCGCGAACAGCAGCACCGACATCAGCCAGGCGCTGAGCACCTCGTTCTGCAAGGTCCACGGCTTCTTGCCGAGGCGTTCGAGCCGGGTCTTCTCCAGCCGCCACGACGAGCGCAGACTGCCGATGACGGTGCGCGGCCAGAAGGCCCAGAACGTCTCGCCCACCCGGGAACTCGCCGGATCCTCCGGCGTGGCGACCCGCACGTGATGGCCGCGGTTGTGCTCGATGTAGAAGTGGCCGTAGCAGGACTGGGCCAGCGCGATGCGCGAGAGCCAGCGCTCCAGATCGACCTTCTTGTGCCCGAGCTCGTGCGCGGTGTTGATGCCGATCCCGCCGATGATGCCGACGGTGATGGCCAGGCCGATCTTGTCGACCACCAGCAGCCCGCCGTCGATGCCGAGCCAGCTCAGATCGTTCGCCGAGATCAAGTAGCAGGCCATGATCAGCGAGGCGTACTGGAACGGCAGGTAGAGGTAGGTCAGGTAGCGGTAGTACTTGTCGTTTTCCAGCCACTCCATCACCTCGTCCGGCGGGTTGGAGCCGTCCGGACCGAAGAAGATGTCGGCCAGCGGGATCACCAGGTACACCAGGATCGGACCGAGCCAGAACGGCACGTGCGCGACGCCCGACCAGCCGAGTTCGTTCAGCGCCCAGACCAGCGGCAGCCCAATGGTGAACAGCCCGGTGGGGGCGAACAGGCCCCACAGCCACATATACCGCTTCCGGTCCCGCCAGGCCGGCGTGTGCGCCGCCAGACCTGCGGTTTCGGCATCCGTCGACATCATCGTCTCCTTCATGCGACACACATCACATGTGATGTGCACTACCACCTGGAGTTGACGATAGACCTCGCTTTGTCCTTGGTCTATACAAACGGAGGAATTTGTAAAGCGTCCGTGACCTGGACGACCGTCCGTGATGTCCGGGCACAAGAAGGGCGCCCGCACAGGTTGTGCGGGCGCCCTCGTCGAGCAGGTTCAGCGGATCAGCACATCGGCATTCTCGGGAAGCGCGTCGATCGGCCAGAACCGCAGATCGGTCGATTCGGCGCTGCGCACCGGCACCGCACCCGCGGGCGCGGTGATCCGGAACAGCAGATCCAGATGCCGGGTCGGTACCCCGAGCGAGCAGGTGATCGGATGCGCCTGCGCACCGTAGAGCCCCGGCTCCATCCGCAACCCCGCGATCCCCGATTCCTCGGTGGCCTCGCGCAGGGCTGCCTCGGCAACCGTGGCGTCGTCCTCCTCGCAGTGCCCGCCGAGCTGGATCCAGCGGCCGACCCGTGGATGCAAGGTCAGCAGTACCTCGTTCCCGTCAGCGGAGAACACCACCGCCGAGGCGGTGATGTGACCCGCGGCGTGCTCACGCAGACAACCACGCGGCGCCGAGCCGAGGAAGGCCAGCATCGCCTCCCGCAACGAGGCATCCGGCCCCGTCGCGGGCGACCACCCTTCCAGCAGCTCGGTCGCCGAGGCGTGCAGCGACTGCGCGCTCACAGCTCGACCAGCGCGTCACCGGGCGCGCGCGGCGGGCGCGGGGTGAGTTCGTCGAGCGGATGACCGATCGCGATGGCGCCCAGCGGATTCCAGTCGTCGGCCAGCCCGAGCACCGCCCGGGTGGTCTCCGGCGCGAAGATCGTCGAGCCGATCCAGCAGCTGCCGAGGCCTTCGGTCGCCAGCGCCACCAGCAGTCCCTGCACCGCGGCGCCGACCGCGACGGTGAACATGGTCTGCTCGGCGGCGCGGCGCCGATCGTCGGGATAGTCGTGCGCGCCGTCGGGCACGCAGCACGGGATGATGACTTCGGGGGCGTCGAAAAGGATGCGGCCCCGGGCGATCCGGCGTTCCACCCGATCGGCGGGCAGGCCGTCGGCGGTGAGATCGGCGCGCCACTTGTCGGCCATCTCGTTCAGCAGCCGCTCCCGCAGCGCGCGATCGCGCACCCAGACGAAGCGCACCGGGCGGGTGTGATGCGGCGCCGGCGCGGTCAAGGCGACCGACACCGCCGCGCGCACCCGTTCCGGATCGACGGGGTCGGCGGCGAACTCGCGCACCGATCGCCGCAACAGCACCGCCTCCGAGCGGCCCAGCTCGATCGCCTCGGCGGTGCCGAGCCAGAACAGGTCGTCGGTGCCGCGGCGCACGAGATCGGCTGCGCTGGAGGCGTCGTCGGAGATCGGCAGGCCGCGCACGACCGCTACCGGGACGCCGCCGAGCTTGCCCTTCACCAGATCGGCCGCCGCGGCCAGCTCGTCGGCGATGGCGACCTGGGTGACGTGCAGTTCGTTACCCTGCCCGTCGACGGCGCCCGCGTAGTCGTGCAGTACCCGCAGCCCGGAGGCGCCGATGGCCGCATCGATCTGGCCGTTACGCCAGGCCCGGCCCATGGTGTCGGTGACGACGACGGCCACCTCCACCCCCAGCCGCTCGGCCAGCGCCGACCGCAACGCCTTCGCGCTGGCGTCGGGATCGACTGGCAGCAGCACCAATTCGCCCTGCTCCACATTCGAGCCATCGACGCCGGAGGCGGCCTGCACGATGCCGAGCCGGTTCTCGGTGATGAGGGTGCGACCCTTGCGAGCGAGCACCCGCACAGCCTCCTGATCGACCAGCGCCCGTCGCGCGGTGTCGCGCTCTTCCGCATCCAGCGGCGCGGCGACGATGCGGCCCTCGACCTTGGCGACGATCTTGCTGGTGACCACCAGCACATCGCCGTCGGCCAGCCAGGGCGCGTTCGCGGCGATATGCGCGGCGAGATCGTCGCCCGGACGGAATTCCGGCAGGCCGGTGATCGGCAGCAGCCGCAGCTCGCCGGCGGCGTGGTCGACGGGCCCGGTCACGGCTTGACTCCAGCCAGATCCAGTGCCGCACGCACCATTTCGGCGGTGGTGGGCGGGTCGGTCATCAGCAGGGGCACGCTGCGCACCTCCACGCCGGGGACGTCGGCAGTGTCGGTGGTGTGCACCAGCCAGCCGTCCAGGATGCCGGTCGCCGAGCGCGCACCGTAGTGCCGGCCCACCGCCTCGGCCGAGGTGTCCACCCCGATCACCGACAGGCACTCATCGGCCATGCCGCGCAACGGTTTTCCGTCGATCACCGGCGAGATGCCGACGACCTTCGCCTCGGTGGTGCGCAGCGCGCCGCGGATGCCGGGCACCGCGAGAATGGCTCCGATGCTCACCACCGGGTTCGATGGTGCGAGCAAGACCACATCGGCAGATCCTATGATATCGATCACATTTGGCGCCGGTTTGGCTTGATCCGCGCCGATTGTGGCGAATCCATGAGTTTCGATGTCTGCTCGGTATCGAACCCACCACTCTTGGAAATGGATCGCGCGGCGTTCGCCAGGGTTGTCCGGGTCACTCACAACGACGTGGGTTTCACAACGATCATCGGTTGCCGGGATCAGTTTCACACCGGGTTGCCATCGATTGCACAGCGCTTCGGTCACCGCAGATAGCGGGTAACCGGCGTTCAGCATTTCCGTGCGGATCAAGTGGGTGGCGATATCGCGGTCACCCAGTCCGAACCAGTCCGGCTGCGCGTGGTATTTCGCCAGCTCTTCCTTGGCGTGCCAGGTTTCGCCGACCCGGCCCCAGCCGCGCTCGGTATCGATGCCGCCACCGAGGGTATACATGCAGGTATCGAGGTCGGGACAAATTCGTAACCCGTGCATCCACACGTCGTCACCGACATTGACGATCGCTGAAACGTCGGATTCGGGCAGCAGTTCCCGAACGCCCTGAAGGAACCGCGCACCGCCCACTCCGCCGACCAGGACGGCGATGCGGGGCCCATTGCCGGGTGCGATGTCCGCTTGTTCTGAAGTCACATCCACATAGCCTAAGCGTCTCTCGATCGGGCCCGCTTCGACCTATATTTGCTGGTCATTTGCTATGTGATGGTTCAAGATCGTCTTCGAAAGCGCTGCCGGATAGTAACGGAATAGCGACAGCGGCTTGACCATCGCTGCGTCCGGCGTGTCTAATCACAGTCATGTCATTCCGGGATCGCGCGAGAGTTCAAGGCGCGAACGGTTTTTCGAACGAATGTTCGAACGGGACGGCATGCTCGGGGATGTCCGCGAGACAACGTCGCGGAGTAGTGCCGTCGGTAGGCGTGTTGGTCCGGCGGAAAGAAGCATTCTGCGCTAACACACAGTGAGGAGGCGGAGCGATGGCCAATGAGCTGGCCCCTTCGGGCATGCCGGGCGGCGTATCGCAAACCGATTCCACGGCAGGCGCAGCACGTAGCGTCTGCGCAGAGGCCGGGTGGAAGGACCACGAGGGGGGTGAGCGAGACTCGGCGCCCCGACTCAGCTTGGTCGTGCCGGGTTTCGACGAGATGTTCGAGTCCATCGAGGAACAGTGGCAGGAACGTGCCCTGTGCGCGCAGACCGATCCGGAGGCGTTCTTCCCCGAGAAGGGCGGCTCGACCCGCGAGGCGAAACGGATCTGCATGGGCTGCGAGGTTCGGGACGAGTGCCTGGAATACGCACTCGCACACGATGAACGCTTCGGTATCTGGGGCGGTTTGTCCGAACGCGAGCGCCGCAGGCTCAAGCGCGGCATCGGCTGAGCCGGGACCATCCAGGTTCCGGCGGGCCCGCCCCGGCACCGGCGGCCGGGGCGGGCCGAGGGTGGGTCCGAGCACCTGACTAACGTTTGGGGTATGGCACGTTCGCGCAACCGTCGTCCCCCGACAGCCCGGTCGGTGACCCGCCGTGGCCGCGGGGTACGCGGGCCGATGCTGCCGCCGACGGTCCCCGCCTGGCGCACCCGCGGGCAGAAGTTCGACCGCCTGGTGCTCGAGGCGTTCGCTCCGCTGGATTCGCGGTGGCACGATCGGCTCACCAAGCTCGACATCGCCGTCGACGACGTGCCGAAAATCCGTCCGCTGCACCCGGATTCGGTCACCTGGCCGGACGAGGTGGTGGCCGACGGGCCGGTGCCGCTGTCGCGGCTGATCCCGGCCGGCGTCGACCGGCACGGCACCCCGATCCGCGCCCGCGTGGTGTTGTTCCGCAAACCGCTGGAATTGCGGGCCGGCGATCCGGACGATCTCGTGGATCTGCTGCGCGAGGTTCTGGTCCAGCAGATCGCCACCTATCTCGGCGTCGACCCTGACGTCATCGATCCCGAACCGAACTGAGCCGCCCCGCCGCGGGTGAATCGGCGCGGAATCGGGCGCTGACCCCGGCCGAGTGACGCACGACGCGCCGATGGGACGGGATTCACTGAGCGTGTCTGCCCACCCCCGGCCGTCAAGGGGGTTACTCTCACTGGCGTGATTCCCATGCGTCGTTGCTGCCGACCAGGTTGCAAGAATCCGGCCGTCGCGACGCTCACCTATGTCTACTCGGACTCCACCGCGGTGGTCGGTCCGCTCGCGACGGTAGCCGAACCCCACTCCTGGGACCTGTGCGAGACGCACGCCTCGCGCATCACCGCCCCCAAGGGCTGGGACATGGTCCGGCACGAAGGCGGATTCTCCTCCAGCACACCCGACGACGACGATCTGACCGCGCTGGCCGAGGCGGTCCGCGAGGCCGGACTACGCCGCCGCCCGCCCGAACCCGACCAGCGCGGCTACCGCGATTACGCGCCCCCGCCGCCGCGCACCACCCGCACCGGCCGCCGCGGACATCTGCGCGTGCTGCCCGATCCGCCCAGCTGAGGCCGTGCCCGCGGGCAATCACCGGGACCATGTGAGCGCCACCCGCGCCGGGCACTAGGGTGTTCGCTATGACAGTCGCCCGCTCTGCCGATTTCGTGAACGCGGTGATCAAGGCCTACGACGTCCGCGGTGTGGTCGGTGACCAGATCGACGCCGAATTCGTCTCCGACGTAGGGGCTTCGTTCGCGCGGCTGATGCGTGCCGAGGACGCGCGGCGCATCGTGATCGGACACGATATGCGCGACTCCTCCCCCGAACTGGCCGCCGCCTTCGCCGAGGGCGTGCTCGCGCAGGGCCTCGACGTGGTGCACATCGGCCTGGCCTCCACCGACCAGCTCTATTTCGCCTCCGGCAAGCTGGACTGCCCGGGCGCGATGTTCACCGCCAGCCACAACCCCGCCCAGTACAACGGCATCAAGCTGTGCCGCGCCAAGGCGCTCCCGGTCGGCCAGGACACCGGCCTGGCCACCATCGCGGCCGAGGTGACCGCGGGCGTCCCCGGCTACGACGGCCCGCGCGGCAGCGCCACCGAGACCGACCTGCTCGACGACTACGCCGGCTTCCTGCGCGAGCTGGTGGACCTGTCCGGTATCCGGCCGCTGACCATCGCCGTGGACGCGGGCAACGGGATGGGCGGGCACACCGTGCCCGCCGTGCTCGGCAGCCTGGCGCAGGTGAAGATCGTGCCGCTGTACTTCGAACTCGACGGCACCTTCCCCAACCACGAGGCCAACCCGCTGGACCCGAAGAACCTGCTCGATCTGCAGCAGCTGGTCCGCACCAGCGGCGCCGATATCGGCCTGGCCTTCGACGGCGACGCCGACCGCTGCTTCGTGGTGGACGAGAACGGCGATCCGGTCTCGCCGTCGGCGATCACCGCCCTGGTCGCCGAACGCGAGCTCGGCAAGGAGCCGGGCGCGGTGATCATCCACAACCTGATCACCTCGCGCGCGGTGCCGGAGTTGGTCACCGAACTGGGCGGCACCCCGGTGCGCACCCGGGTGGGCCATTCGTTCATCAAGCAGCAGATGGCGGCCACCGGCGCGGTGTTCGGCGGCGAGCATTCCGCGCACTACTACTTCCGGGATTTCTGGGGCGCCGATTCCGGCATGCTGGCCGCGTTGCACGTGCTGGCCGCGCTGGGCGAGAAGGACCGCCCGGTGTCGGAGCTGATGGCCTCCTACAACACCTACGCCGCCTCCGGCGAGATCAACTCGACCGTCGCCGATGCCGCCGAACGCACCGGCGCGGTGCTGGACGCCTTCGCCGACCGGGTGGTGTCGGTGGACCGCCTCGACGGCGTCACCGTGCACCTGCCCGACGACGCGTGGTTCAACCTGCGCGCCTCGAATACCGAACCGCTCCTTCGTCTCAACGTCGAGGCCAGATCGCCGGAGGAAGTAGACGCACTCGTAACCGAGATCCTGAGCATCGTCAGGTCCTGACTGGGATAGTGGAATTACTAAGGAAAGGAATCACACGCTCGGGATTCGAGCGTCTGGGCGGAGCGATCTTCCCAACCCTGGATCCCGGGCATAGTCGGTTCCCGACTGGAATAGTGGAAGCACAGACCTTGGATTCGCCCGGCCCCATCCGGAGTGGCATGGTCCCGGTGGACACCGCCCCGAAGGCTGCGGGCCGACGGCGAACACAGCGCGATGAGGGGAGGTGGGACGCCCGATGATCGCTGGAACACCGGTGCTCGACCTCGACGACGCGGAGTCGCTCGAGGCCGCCGACAGCGGCGGCGCCCTGCGCTCGGCCGCATCAGGTGGCGCTCAGATCCGCGCTACCGCGGCCGCCGTCGACGAGGGCATCCTGGAGCGGCTGGACGGTTTGCGCCCCCGCAGTCTGGTCTTCGTCTGCGGCCCCGGCCGGGCCACCCGCGCCGCGCGGCTGCTCATCACCGCGCTCGGCGATCAGGCCGGCCTGCCGATCGTGCCCGTCGTCGCGGTGCCGCCGTGGGTGGGTCCGCTCGATGTCGTGGTGGTCGCCGGCGACGACGCGGGCGATCCCCGGCTCGTCGATGCCGTCGACCGGGCCCAGCGTCGCGGTGCGGAGGTCATCGTGGCCGCACCGCACGAGGGTCCGCTGCGCGCGGTCGCCGCGGGTCGTTCGGCGCTGCTCTCCCCGCGCCTGCCCGTGCTCGATCACAACCGGCTGCTGCGTTATCTCGCGATCGGCATCGCCGTGCTGCGGGCGATCGACCCGGCCCGCAGCGCGCCGTCGCTGCCGGCGCTGGGCGAGCTGGCCGATCTGGTCGATGCCGAGGCGCTTCGCGATGGCCCCCAGCACGAGGTGTTCCGCAATCCGGCCAAGACCCTGGCCACCCGGATGCAGCAGCGGGCGCTGGTGCTCGCCGGTGACTCCCCAGCCGCCACCGAACTCGCCGGCCATGCCGCCGAGGTGTTGTTGCAGTCGGCGGGCCGCATCGCCACCGCGGTCGACCTGGCCGGTGCCGTCGCGGCCCATCCGCGCATGGTCGCCGCCGCGGGCGAATCCGCACCCGATTTCGACCCGCTGTTCCACGACGAGCAGCTCGACGGCCCGGCCCCGGTCGAGCGAATGCGGGTGCTGGTGCTCAGCACCGACCCCGACGAGGTCGCCGCGCGCCGCAAGCTCGCCATCTTCTCCGGCGCGGGTTCCGGCCTGGTCGACGCCGATCTGGTCGCCGCCGATCTCGACCTGCTGCGCAGCGATATGACCGATCCGGCCGCACCCCAGCCGGAGTCGGCCGAGGCCGAGACCCCGGCCCGCGGCAGCGATCTGGAACGGCTCGCCGTGCTCGCGCTGCGCCTCGAGATGACCGCCGCCTACCTGCGCCTGATCGGTACCCGCGAGGTCACCAGTAGTCCCGCCCCCGAACAGTTCGGCTCGGACCAGTTCGACGGGGGACGCTACTAGTGCACGAACTCGTCGGTGCGCTGCGCTCTTACGCATGGGGCTCGCGCACCTCGCTCGCCAAGCTGTGCGGCCGTCCGGTTCCCTCGGCCCATCCCGAAGCCGAATTGTGGTTCGGCGCCCACCCCGCCGATCCGGCCCAGGTTCGCATCGGCAACGGTTCGACCACCTCGCTGCTGGAACTGGTCTCGGCCGACCCGGACCGCGAATTGGGCCCGGTCGCACCCGAATTCGGGGGCCGGCTGCCGTTCCTGCTGAAGATCCTCGCCGCCGAGGAGCCGCTGTCGCTACAGGCCCATCCCAGCTCCGCGCAGGCCCAGGCCGGTTTCCATCGGGAGAATCAGGCCGGGGTGCCGCTGGATTCGCCGATGCGCAACTACCGCGACGAGAACCACAAGCCGGAACTGGTGGTGGCGCTGGACCGGTTCGAGGCACTGGCCGGGTTCCGGGAACCGAAGCGCACCGTCGAGCTGCTGCGCGCCCTCGACGTCGAAGCCCTGACTCCCTACGCGGATCTGCTCGCCGCCCAACCGGATTCGGCCGGGCTGCGGACCCTGTTCACCACCTGGATCACGCTGCCGCAGAACGTGCTGGCCACGCTGCTGCCGCAGGTGCTCGACGGATGTGTGCGCTACCTGTCCAGCCGCAAACGCAAGTTCGCCGCCGAGGCCAGGACCGCACTGGAACTGGCCGAGAACTATCCGGGCGATGCGGGCGTACTGGCGGCGCTGCTGCTCAACCGGCTGACGCTCGAGCCCGGGCAGGCGCTGTTCCTCGACGCCGGCAATCTGCACGCCTACCTGCGCGGACTCGGCGTGGAGATCATGGCCAACTCCGACAATGTGCTGCGCGGCGGTCTGACCCCCAAGCACGTCGACGTCCCGGAGTTGTTGCGGGTCTTGGATTTCGAGCCGATCGATCTGCCAGTTGTGCTGCCGGAACCGGCCGGTGACGGCTCGGTGCGCTACCGCACGCCCGCCCCGGAGTTCGCGCTGCGCCGCTTCGATCTGACCGCGGGCTCGGCGCTGGTGCCGCTCACCGAAGCCGGCCCCGGCATCGTGCTGTGCACCGCCGGTTCGGTGCGCCTGTTCCAGGGCGAGTCCGAGCTGGTGCTCGAACGTGGTGCCGCGGCCTGGATCTCGGCCGCCGACAGCGATGTGCGGGCCCAGGCGCTGGACGGTCCGGCCCAGGTGTTCTGCGCCTGCGTCGGCGGGACGGCCTGACGTTGTCCGGTCCAACAGGACCGCTATCCGGATCCGGGCCAGCGAGGGGCGCGCGCCTCGCATAGTCTGTTTCGCGGCCCGGTCCGGTCCGGCAAGGACCGATCGGACTCCGACTGCGCACCACGGCGACGGTGCGGCACATCGAACAGGAGGGCGGCCGGATGTCGGCTAGTGGTGGGAAGAAGGCGATTGTCGCCGCGTTGCTGGCGAACGCGGGCATCGCGGTGGCCAAGTTCGTGGGTGCGGCGATCACCGGCTCGGCGTCCATGCTCGCCGAGGGTGTGCACTCGGTGGCCGACACCTCCAACCAGGGCCTGCTGCTGCTCGGTCAGCGCCGCGCCGAGAAGGAGGCCGACGAGCTGCACCAGTTCGGTTACGGCCGCAACCGGTACTTCTATTCGTTCGTGGTCGCGCTGGTGCTGTTCACCCTGGGCTCGGTGTATGCGATCTACGAGGGCATCCACAAGATCCAGCATCCGGAGGAGCTGAGCTCACCGCTGGTCGCGGTCGTCATCCTGGTGATCGCGATCGGGCTGGAGACCTACAGCTTCACCACCGCCGTGCGCGAATCACGCCCGCTCAAGGGCCAGGCCAGCTGGTGGCGGTTCATCCGCAACTCGCGCAGCCCGGAACTGCCGGT
This genomic interval carries:
- a CDS encoding alkane 1-monooxygenase produces the protein MSTDAETAGLAAHTPAWRDRKRYMWLWGLFAPTGLFTIGLPLVWALNELGWSGVAHVPFWLGPILVYLVIPLADIFFGPDGSNPPDEVMEWLENDKYYRYLTYLYLPFQYASLIMACYLISANDLSWLGIDGGLLVVDKIGLAITVGIIGGIGINTAHELGHKKVDLERWLSRIALAQSCYGHFYIEHNRGHHVRVATPEDPASSRVGETFWAFWPRTVIGSLRSSWRLEKTRLERLGKKPWTLQNEVLSAWLMSVLLFAVLIAIFGIGVLPYLLLQALVGFSLLEAVNYLEHYGLVRQRTASGRYERPAPVHSWNSDHLVTNIFLYHLQRHSDHHAYPTRRYQTLRSWDGAPNLPSGYASMILLAYFPPIWRRVMDKRVLAHYDGDITRANIHPAKRDKVLARYGASGRDHAEGDTA
- the manA gene encoding mannose-6-phosphate isomerase, class I; the encoded protein is MHELVGALRSYAWGSRTSLAKLCGRPVPSAHPEAELWFGAHPADPAQVRIGNGSTTSLLELVSADPDRELGPVAPEFGGRLPFLLKILAAEEPLSLQAHPSSAQAQAGFHRENQAGVPLDSPMRNYRDENHKPELVVALDRFEALAGFREPKRTVELLRALDVEALTPYADLLAAQPDSAGLRTLFTTWITLPQNVLATLLPQVLDGCVRYLSSRKRKFAAEARTALELAENYPGDAGVLAALLLNRLTLEPGQALFLDAGNLHAYLRGLGVEIMANSDNVLRGGLTPKHVDVPELLRVLDFEPIDLPVVLPEPAGDGSVRYRTPAPEFALRRFDLTAGSALVPLTEAGPGIVLCTAGSVRLFQGESELVLERGAAAWISAADSDVRAQALDGPAQVFCACVGGTA
- a CDS encoding cation diffusion facilitator family transporter — encoded protein: MSASGGKKAIVAALLANAGIAVAKFVGAAITGSASMLAEGVHSVADTSNQGLLLLGQRRAEKEADELHQFGYGRNRYFYSFVVALVLFTLGSVYAIYEGIHKIQHPEELSSPLVAVVILVIAIGLETYSFTTAVRESRPLKGQASWWRFIRNSRSPELPVVLLEDTGALIGLIFALAGVGLTMITDNAIFDGIGTLAIGGLLGVIAIVLIIEMQSLLIGEGATPEEDRAIRANLVDGERIDRIIHLKTQYMGPEELLVAAKVAIAPGLDIAAIAAAIDEAEARVRAAVPAARVIYLEPDLYRTQPV
- a CDS encoding WhiB family transcriptional regulator, whose translation is MFESIEEQWQERALCAQTDPEAFFPEKGGSTREAKRICMGCEVRDECLEYALAHDERFGIWGGLSERERRRLKRGIG
- a CDS encoding phosphomannomutase/phosphoglucomutase, which encodes MTVARSADFVNAVIKAYDVRGVVGDQIDAEFVSDVGASFARLMRAEDARRIVIGHDMRDSSPELAAAFAEGVLAQGLDVVHIGLASTDQLYFASGKLDCPGAMFTASHNPAQYNGIKLCRAKALPVGQDTGLATIAAEVTAGVPGYDGPRGSATETDLLDDYAGFLRELVDLSGIRPLTIAVDAGNGMGGHTVPAVLGSLAQVKIVPLYFELDGTFPNHEANPLDPKNLLDLQQLVRTSGADIGLAFDGDADRCFVVDENGDPVSPSAITALVAERELGKEPGAVIIHNLITSRAVPELVTELGGTPVRTRVGHSFIKQQMAATGAVFGGEHSAHYYFRDFWGADSGMLAALHVLAALGEKDRPVSELMASYNTYAASGEINSTVADAAERTGAVLDAFADRVVSVDRLDGVTVHLPDDAWFNLRASNTEPLLRLNVEARSPEEVDALVTEILSIVRS
- a CDS encoding DUF3499 domain-containing protein → MRRCCRPGCKNPAVATLTYVYSDSTAVVGPLATVAEPHSWDLCETHASRITAPKGWDMVRHEGGFSSSTPDDDDLTALAEAVREAGLRRRPPEPDQRGYRDYAPPPPRTTRTGRRGHLRVLPDPPS
- the cofD gene encoding 2-phospho-L-lactate transferase, whose product is MTSEQADIAPGNGPRIAVLVGGVGGARFLQGVRELLPESDVSAIVNVGDDVWMHGLRICPDLDTCMYTLGGGIDTERGWGRVGETWHAKEELAKYHAQPDWFGLGDRDIATHLIRTEMLNAGYPLSAVTEALCNRWQPGVKLIPATDDRCETHVVVSDPDNPGERRAIHFQEWWVRYRADIETHGFATIGADQAKPAPNVIDIIGSADVVLLAPSNPVVSIGAILAVPGIRGALRTTEAKVVGISPVIDGKPLRGMADECLSVIGVDTSAEAVGRHYGARSATGILDGWLVHTTDTADVPGVEVRSVPLLMTDPPTTAEMVRAALDLAGVKP
- a CDS encoding NUDIX hydrolase, which translates into the protein MSAQSLHASATELLEGWSPATGPDASLREAMLAFLGSAPRGCLREHAAGHITASAVVFSADGNEVLLTLHPRVGRWIQLGGHCEEDDATVAEAALREATEESGIAGLRMEPGLYGAQAHPITCSLGVPTRHLDLLFRITAPAGAVPVRSAESTDLRFWPIDALPENADVLIR
- a CDS encoding TetR/AcrR family transcriptional regulator, whose amino-acid sequence is MPRNGSRLPYQEAARELLRSSVLDAMRELLTERDWSKITLGDVATRAGVSRQTLYNEFGSRAGLAQAYALRLADDLVDHVGAAIDDNVGDARAAFRQGLSGFFVEAAADPLVRSLVVGEVKLDLLRLITLDAEPLVEHATERLSIAFRHSWVDATAAEADVLAQALVRIALSYIPTPPAPGRDAPEELSALLGPYVEAILAARKVQ
- a CDS encoding coenzyme F420-0:L-glutamate ligase: MTGPVDHAAGELRLLPITGLPEFRPGDDLAAHIAANAPWLADGDVLVVTSKIVAKVEGRIVAAPLDAEERDTARRALVDQEAVRVLARKGRTLITENRLGIVQAASGVDGSNVEQGELVLLPVDPDASAKALRSALAERLGVEVAVVVTDTMGRAWRNGQIDAAIGASGLRVLHDYAGAVDGQGNELHVTQVAIADELAAAADLVKGKLGGVPVAVVRGLPISDDASSAADLVRRGTDDLFWLGTAEAIELGRSEAVLLRRSVREFAADPVDPERVRAAVSVALTAPAPHHTRPVRFVWVRDRALRERLLNEMADKWRADLTADGLPADRVERRIARGRILFDAPEVIIPCCVPDGAHDYPDDRRRAAEQTMFTVAVGAAVQGLLVALATEGLGSCWIGSTIFAPETTRAVLGLADDWNPLGAIAIGHPLDELTPRPPRAPGDALVEL
- a CDS encoding rubredoxin, translating into MTDYKLYQCIQCGFEYDEAKGWPEDGIAPGTRWDDIPDDWTCPDCGAAKADFFMVEIERS
- a CDS encoding rubredoxin, coding for MSAYRCPVCEYVYDERTGEPHEGFPAGTPWSAVPDDWCCPDCGVREKIDFEPVGSDQARR
- a CDS encoding metallopeptidase family protein → MARSRNRRPPTARSVTRRGRGVRGPMLPPTVPAWRTRGQKFDRLVLEAFAPLDSRWHDRLTKLDIAVDDVPKIRPLHPDSVTWPDEVVADGPVPLSRLIPAGVDRHGTPIRARVVLFRKPLELRAGDPDDLVDLLREVLVQQIATYLGVDPDVIDPEPN